A window from Malassezia restricta chromosome I, complete sequence encodes these proteins:
- a CDS encoding ADP-ribosylation factor — translation MSYASRKPQSRAEADAHARTLRALVKLPENKHCADCKRNDTRWASWNIGCFLCIRCSGIHRSMGTHISRVKSIDLDIWTPEQMNSIQKWGNKRANAYWEAHLKAGHAPPDHKVESFIRSKYELRRWARQTPIPEDPSVLDTDTAQAPTATTQPRLPPTSTRSVPQAQASIAPKPGSGALLDLLGDGEAPMSRPSTGVAPALAPAPKATTETKSNLFELDWDDASSKNTAPITNNVQSKRHKDEILSLFSKPSAPPHPVMNDDLFTSFATASEPSVSSALGSLSLGSPPQAPASSSLSSIPPLPSRDAPPTAMLNTQDIWGTPSQPSVPEQEDAFADIWGDFK, via the coding sequence ATGTCGTACGCCAGTCGTAAGCCTCAGTCTCGCGCCGAGGCAGATGCACATGCCCGAACTCTACGCGCTCTTGTGAAACTACCTGAAAATAAGCACTGTGCTGATTGCAAAAGAAATGATACGCgatgggcgtcgtggaaCATTGGATGCTTCTTGTGTATTCGATGCTCCGGCATTCATCGGAGCATGGGTACACATATCAGTCGTGTCAAGTCCATTGACTTGGACATTTGGACACCAGAACAAATGAATTCTATTCAAAAGTGGGGTAACAAACGGGCGAATGCTTACTGGGAAGCCCACCTTAAGGCTGGGCATGCCCCACCCGATCACAAAGTGGAAAGTTTTATTCGCAGCAAGTATGAGCTTCGCCGATGGGCAAGGCAAACTCCCATCCCCGAGGATCCATCTGTGCTCGATACTGACACAGCTCAAGCTCCtacggcgacgacgcagcctCGCCTGCCGCCAACATCCACGCGCAGTGTGCCTCAAGCGCAGGCTTCTATCGCACCCAAGCCTGGTTCAGGGGCACTTCTTGATTTGCTGGGTGATGGTGAGGCACCGATGTCAAGACCATCGACCGGTGTGGCTCCTGCGCTTGCGCCGGCGCCCAAGGCCACGACTGAGACGAAAAGCAATCTATTTGAACTAGACTGGGACGACGCTTCGTCAAAAAATACAGCCCCTATAACCAACAATGTGCAGTCAAAACGTCATAAAGACGAGATCCTCAGCTTGTTTTCCAAGCCATCTGCCCCACCCCATCCTGTGATGAACGACGATCTTTTTACCTCCTTCGCTACAGCTTCTGAACCAAGTGTCTCTTCGGCTTTGGGCTCTTTGTCTCTAGGCTCACCGCCTCAGGCCccggcatcgtcgtcactTTCATCGATACCACCCCTGCCGTCGCGTGATGCACCACCTACAGCCATGTTAAATACGCAAGATATATGGGGAACACCTTCACAACCCAGTGTCCCAGAGCAGGAGGATGCTTTTGCCGATATCTGGGGCGACTTTAAGTAG
- a CDS encoding SWI/SNF-related matrix-associated actin-dependent regulator of chromatin subfamily A: MSGTPQNPVVLAPDSSPTAKQDAQAKHPGGYGDGAGTQPNAFLQNLQAYQYQQPAPFMSTASTPSVGTSSAPSDSILQIKATRLSRLFSSYTVEQCMDVLRASNYDLGEAIEKLRPKKVAPPPPPPVSTHQTPAPAPAPVPRPSAPPKRPAKRKARAMSDSDSDGSISLDDASTDEEEFGDMDERTYQQQQQALAWFNQVDATNLIDTINCSQEQANTIMSLRPFGTVDDVYEKLGDKSAKGVSPRLFSNCVELMAGYMEVDEVLAKCETIGQQINEAMSGWRVKEEAALDPSKPKPDNFLDKQPTNLAKDVVLKDYQLTGVSWLNLLYQKETSCILADEMGLGKTCQVIAFLAHIKENYPRRGAHLIVSPSSVLENWSREFQRFCPDLRIEVYYGSQAERRDLRMDLKRRDDYDVLLTTYDMATGSHDDQSFLRKSGFDVCVFDEGHMLKNRKSQKYAKLLRISGRWRLLLTGTPLQNNLQELVSLLNFILPDYFTDAEEALAAIFKVKQGASTTQLSRQRVERAKRMMQPFVLRRRKDQVLRGLTEKTERNVLCDMTERQAQMYKDVLQRTKAALVDEPNGKKGAQKDSANVLMDLRKAANHPLLFRSLYDDKKIAALARDYIREPEHAEENIQHLREDFTINTDAELSLLARSWKSTKKHQLPAAEWLNSGKIRELQKIIDEVVERGDRMLIFSQFTSVLDILCVFLEHIGVKYVGFTGQTNVGDRQVLVDQFTNDPSIPVFLLSTRAGGLGINLVAANWVVLFDQDFNPQNDKQATDRCYRIGQTKPVTVVRLISRGTIDEDILAMAQSKLELANRVSGQTDAANEGDEEQMETEIKGRITSSLLAQVRERSAP; encoded by the coding sequence ATGAGTGGAACACCACAAAACCCCGTCGTGCTAGCACCAGACTCTAGTCCGACCGCGAAGCAGGATGCGCAGGCCAAGCATCCTGGTGGGTATGGAGATGGCGCTGGTACACAGCCGAACGCCTTTTTGCAAAATCTCCAAGCGTATCAGTATCAACAGCCGGCGCCCTTCATGTCGACTGCATCCACCCCCTCTGTCGGAACTAGTTCTGCGCCATCAGACAGTATTTTGCAGATTAAGGCAACACGTCTTTCGCGCCTTTTTTCCAGCTATACGGTCGAACAGTGcatggatgtgctgcgcgcaTCTAACTATGACTTGGGCGAGGCAATTGAGAAGCTCAGGCCGAAAAAGGTAgccccgccgccgccaccacctGTTTCAACACATCAGActccagctccagctccagctccAGTGCCTCGGCCGTCTGCTCCGCCAAAGCGGCCGGCTAAGCGCAAGGCCCGCGCCATGTCCGACTCAGATTCTGATGGATCTATCAGTCTGGATGATGCATCAACTGATGAAGAAGAGTTTGGTGATATGGATGAGCGTACCTATCAACAGCAGCAACAGGCTCTTGCATGGTTTAACCAGGTGGATGCTACCAATCTCATCGATACGATTAATTGTTCACAGGAACAGGCAAACAccatcatgtcgctgcGTCCATTTGGAACGGTTGATGACGTGTATGAAAAGCTCGGTGATAAGTCGGCCAAGGGAGTATCGCCGCGCCTTTTCTCGAATTGTGTGGAACTGATGGCTGGCTACATGGAAGTGGATGAAGTACTGGCCAAGTGCGAAACGATCGGACAGCAAATCAATGAAGCGATGAGTGGATGGCGCGTCAAGGAAGAGGCAGCATTAGATCCTTCCAAACCTAAGCCAGACAATTTTCTTGATAAGCAGCCAACGAATCTGGCCAAGGACGTGGTGCTTAAGGATTATCAGCTGACAGGTGTGAGCTGGCTTAATCTGCTGTATCAGAAGGAGACATCCTGTATCTTGGCAGACGAGATGGGATTGGGCAAGACATGTCAAGTAATTGCATTCCTTGCCCACATTAAGGAAAACTACCCTCGTCGCGGAGCGCACTTAATTGTGTCACCTTCTTCCGTGCTGGAAAACTGGTCGCGTGAATTTCAGCGTTTTTGCCCTGATCTGCGCATTGAAGTATACTATGGTTCTCAGGCAGAGCGCCGTGATCTGCGCATGGATCTCAAGCGGCGTGATGATTATGATGTGTTGCTGACGACGTATGATATGGCGACAGGAAGCCATGATGACCAGTCGTTCCTGCGCAAGAGTGGCTTCGACGTCTGCGTGTTCGATGAAGGCCACATGCTGAAGAATCGCAAATCTCAAAAGTACGCCAAGCTTTTGCGCATTTCGGGACGCTGGCGCTTGCTGCTTACGGGTACACCATTGCAAAATAACCTGCAAGAGTTGGTATCATTGCTCAACTTTATTTTACCTGACTACTTTACGGATGCTGAAGAGGCTCTTGCAGCCATTTTTAAAGTCAAGCAGGGTGCAAGCACTACGCAACTGTCTCGGCAGCGCgttgagcgtgccaagcgcatgatgcagccATTCGTTCTGCGGCGACGCAAAGATCAGGTATTGCGTGGACTAACAGAGAAGACGGAGCGCAATGTACTTTGCGATATGACAGAACGGCAGGCCCAAATGTACAAAGATGTGTTGCAGCGCACTAAGGCAGCGCTGGTAGACGAGCCTAATGGCAAGAAAGGCGCACAGAAGGATTCGGCCAATGTTCTCATGGATCTGCGTAAGGCTGCGAACCACCCCCTGCTCTTTCGCAGTTTGTATGATGACAAGAAGATTGCAGCTCTAGCGCGAGATTATATCCGTGAACCTGAACATGCAGAGGAAAACATTCAGCATCTACGCGAAGACTTTACGATCAACACTGATGCTGAATTGTCTTTGCTCGCACGTTCGTGGAAGTCGACCAAGAAGCACCAGCTGCCAGCGGCCGAGTGGTTGAACTCGGGCAAAATTCGAGAGCTGCAAAAAATCATTGACGAGGTCGTGGAACGTGGTGATCGCATGCTCATTTTCTCACAGTTCACGTCTGTGCTGGATATTTTGTGCGTGTTTTTGGAACATATCGGTGTCAAGTATGTCGGCTTCACCGGTCAGACCAACGTGGGTGACCGTCAGGTCCTTGTGGACCAATTTACCAATGATCCATCCATCCCTGTTTTCTTGTTGTCCACGCGTGCGGGTGGTCTGGGTATCAATCTTGTCGCTGCCAACTGGGTCGTGCTATTTGACCAAGACTTCAACCCCCAAAATGACAAACAAGCGACAGATCGGTGCTACCGCATCGGCCAAACAAAGCCTGTCACAGTTGTTCGCTTGATAAGCCGCGGCACCATTGATGAAGATATTTTGGCCATGGCCCAAAGCAAGCTAGAGCTCGCCAACCGTGTGTCTGGTCAAACGGATGCTGCCAACGAAGGTGACGAGGAGCAAATGGAGACGGAAATCAAGGGGCGCATCACGTCGTCGCTTCTTGCTCAAGTTCGTGAACGTTCTGCACCATAA
- a CDS encoding geranylgeranyl transferase type-2 subunit alpha, translating to MHNVKRVPVSVQSAEVLEQRRAEEARKLDTYKQIEDTYLEHRRNGDHSTEALESTTSILSCNPEYYSAWNYRRTILLYMFEQGDTNLKRRLLEGDLLMLQQSMKSHPKVYWLWNHRRWCLCLLPSSDVQDKGEKWRQELRLVNMMLEMDPRNFMGWNYRRWVIEELAKAQTNQENVPPFPSSLSSDLDDKTRAIHLELARHELKYTLTKIEQNFSNFSAWHNRSKLLPRIWDGEKLDAAARSQQRQAEFELLQQAMYTDPGDQSIWIYHRWLVSLDPNLETLKEQIQVIHELAEMEPESKWCMQSLAHYKQQLLSFHQNGITQSEAQKLENQVREHLTQLEEIDSLRRHRYRDLLNIPPSSPSRH from the exons ATGCACAACGTCAAACGCGTGCCTGTCAGTGTGCAATCAGCGGAAGTGCTTGAACAGCGCCGTGCTGAGGAAGCTCGGAAGCTGGACACCTACAAGCAAATTGAAGACACGTATTTGGAGCAC CGACGAAATGGTGATCATTCAACCGAGGCATTGGAGAGTACCACGTCCATTCTGTCTTGCAATCCCGAATACTATTCCGCATGGAACTACAGGAGAACAATTTTGTTGTACATGTTTGAGCAAGGTGATACCAATCTGAAGAGGCGGCTGCTGGAGGGTGACCTTCTTATGCTCCAACAAAGTATGAAGTCACATCCCAAAGTGTATTGGTTGTGGAATCATCGCCGGTGGTGTTTATGCTTGCTTCCATCCAGTGATGTGCAGGACAAAGGAGAGAAATGGAGGCAAGAACTGCGGCTCGTTAATATGATGCTTGAAATGGATCCCAGGAACT TTATGGGCTGGAATTATCGTCGCTGGGTGATTGAAGAGCTCGCCAAAGCGCAAACAAATCAAGAAAATGTACCACCTTTCCCCTCCTCGCTTTCTAGCGACCTAGATGACAAGACCCGTGCTATTCATTTGGAACTCGCACGCCATGAACTAAAATACACACTCACCAAAATTGAGCAAAATTTTAGTAACTTTAGCGCATGGCACAACAGATCGAAGCTCCTGCCCCGCATCTGGGATGGCGAGAAATTagacgctgcagcacgcTCTCAGCAGCGTCAAGCAG AATTTGAATTGCTTCAGCAAGCCATGTATACGGATCCTGGCGACCAAAGTATATGGATTTACCATCGATGGCTCGTATCGCTAGACCCCAACCTCGAAACGCTCAAAGAACAGATCCAAGTCATCCATGAACTTGCTGAGATGGAGCCAGAGAGTAAAT GGTGCATGCAATCCTTGGCTCACTATAAGCAACAATTGCTATCTTTTCATCAGAATGGCATCACACAAAGCGAAGCGCAAAAACTCGAAAACCAAGTTCGCGAACATCTTACTCAATTAGAAGAGATTGATTCGCTGCGTCGACACCGATATCGTGATCTGCTCAATATTCCACCGTCATCTCCTAGTAGGCATTAA
- a CDS encoding protein Yae1: protein MRAVEDDDWLASDEDAAHAPMETRDRIKMEMQMYNMGYREGLENGKLSALQTGFDQGYNHTGVEAGLAFGELRGQVDAFISFIRQETASSEHSKLLEELFAVRHELSTLTLDDLAEPDWEYVQHELEHHTYGGSVTLSSKQAEWAALGNRLGSIRTRLEKCWHIWTDVE, encoded by the exons ATGCGAGCAGTCGAAGATGACGACTGGTTAGCATCAGAcgaggacgcggcgcatgcgccaaTGGAAACTCGAGACCGTATCAAAATGGAAATGCAAATGTACAAT ATGGGCTATCGCGAAGGACTAGAAAACGGCAAACTATCTGCGCTACAAACAGGATTTGATCAAGGATACAACCATACAGGTGTCGAAGCAGGGCTGGCTTTTGGTGAGCTTCGAGGCCAAGTAGATGCCTTCATCAGTTTCATAAGGCAAGAAACAGCATCATCGGAGCATAGTAAGCTGCTGGAGGAACTCTTTGCAGTAAGACATGAGTTATCAACCCTGACACTTGACGATCTTGCCGAACCAGATTGGGAATATGTCCAGCATGAACTCGAACATCATACATACGGTGGCTCTGTAACTTTATCATCAAAGCAGGCTGAATGGGCGGCGCTTGGTAACCGCTTGGGAAGCATTCGCACACGACTAGAAAAGTGCTGGCATATATGGACTGATGTTGAATAG
- a CDS encoding emopamil binding protein, giving the protein MLQAETVQTCVSIAYVGVLLSLATSFTYYSKRYFLSTGRSFLFFWLIFDALIHIFLEGPFVYLSVNGRTVSSSNGFFASLWQEYSHADSRWGVADPGIVSVEALTVLLKGPLALYTAWLVLKSNEKYHIYLCFLCLSELYGDYMTFVPEWFTNTAALDTQDPLHLWFYLVISNGVWVVIPGFLLIQSTCALSRMVDAVSVKSQSSSKKAV; this is encoded by the exons ATGTTGCAGGCAGAGACCGTGCAAACATGCGTCTCAATTGCGTATGTCGGCGTGCTCCTCAGCCTAGCAACATCATTCACATACTATTCAAAACGGTATTTCCTCTCTACAGGTCGCAGTTTCCTATTTTTCTGGCTCATCTTTGACGCACTTATCCACATTTTTC TGGAAGGACCCTTTGTGTATCTCTCAGTGAATGGACGCACAGTGAGCTCTTCGAATGGCTTCTTTGCATCCTTATGGCAAGAGTATAGCCATGCGGACTCTCGGTGGGGCGTTGCCGACCCAGGCATCGTTTCGGTAGAGGCGCTTACTGTTCTGCTCAAAGGCCCCTTGGCTCTTTACACGGCATGGCTTGTTTTAAAGTCCAATGAGAAATATCACATCTACCTATGCTTTTTGTGCCTTTCAGAGCTGTATGGTGATTACATGACGTTCGTTCCTGAATGGTTTACCAATACCGCCGCTTTAGATACGCAGGATCCTTTGCACTTGTGGTTTTATTTGGTCATAAGCAATGGTGTGTGGGTTGTCATTCCCGGATTTCTTCTGATTCAGAGCACGTGTGCCCTGAGTCGGATGGTAGATGCTGTGTCGGTCAAGTCACAATCATCATCTAAAAAAGCGGTGTAG
- a CDS encoding histone acetyltransferase, producing the protein MIHNKAGRAKDTSTNNDTPNQPGNSTLPKQKSRDSTPPSSRQSKRRRASESENYDMSKKEKEEGKESIKHDQPGEALAQASESALLGEEINAKQEAPIREKPAVIEERSGLIQFRVVTNDNKPDSLVILTGLKHIFMKQLPKMPREYITRLVMDRHHWSMAIVKRGLQVVGGITYRPFPHREFAEIVFCAISSTEQVKGYGSHLMNHVKDHIKDVSPIKHFLTYADNYAIGYFKKQGFSKEISLPQSVWVGYIKDYEGGTLMQCTMVPRIRYLEVQSFLATQKRLIQARINSFSRSHVVYPGLDVFKNHKDEKRDITSQASKVELIVQPNEVPGLKETGWTPEMDELISRSKRGPHFAAMRHILVELNAHASAWPFVAPVNANDVPDYYTVITNPMDLSTMERKLENNQYNTVDDLVQDAQLVFDNCKLYNPASSPYAKCAVKLEKFLYERLPQWKQAAGLSV; encoded by the exons ATGATTCACAACAAGGCCGGAAGGGCTAAGGATACCTCTACGAACAATGATACGCCTAATCAGCCAGGAAATTCCACCTTGCCAAAGCAAAAGTCTCGCGATTCCA CACCACCCTCGAGTCGTCAATCGAAGCGCCGACGAGCGTCAGAATCCGAGAACTATGACATGAGTAAAAAAGAAAAGGAAGAAGGGAAAGAAAGTATAAAACATGATCAGCCTGGTGAAGCACTTGCACAGGCTAGTGAAAGTGCATTGCTTGGCGAAGAGATTAATGCAAAACAAGAAGCGCCAATTCGTGAAAAGCCAGCTGTGATTGAGGAAAGATCAGGGCTTATTCAATTTCGGGTTGTAACGAATGATAACAAACCCGACTCTTTGGTGATTTTAACTGGACTAAAGCATATATTCATGAAGCAACTTCCGAAGATGCCAAGAGAATATATAACACGGCTGGTGATGGATCGACATCACTGGAGTATGGCCATTGTAAAGCGCGGTCTACAAGTGGTCGGTGGAATAACGTATCGACCTTTTCCTCATCGAGAATTTGCCGAAATTGTATTTTGTGCGATATCGAGTACAGAACAAGTTAAAGGTTATGGATCACATTTGATGAATCATGTCAAGGATCATATCAAAGATGTGTCACCCATCAAGCACTTTTTGACGTACGCAGACAATTATGCCATCGGTTACTTCAAAAAGCAAGGCTTCAGCAAAGAAATCTCTTTACCTCAATCTGTGTGGGTCGGCTATATTAAAGACTATGAGGGCGGTACGTTAATGCAATGCACAATGGTCCCACGCATTCGTTATTTAGAAGTGCAGAGCTTCCTTGCAACTCAAAAACGCTTGATTCAAGCGCGTATTAATTCTTTTTCCCGATCACACGTCGTATACCCTGGCTTAGACGTGTTCAAAAACCACAAAGATGAAAAGCGCGACATTACATCACAAGCAAGCAAAGTGGAATTGATTGTTCAGCCCAATGAGGTTCCGGGCTTGAAAGAGACCGGATGGACCCCAGAGATGGACGAGCTTATCAGCCGCTCAAAACGAGGACCGCATTTTGCTGCAATGCGACATATACTCGTGGAGCTAAATGCGCACGCGAGTGCTTGGCCATTTGTTGCCCCAGTCAATGCCAATGATGTGCCTGATTACTATACGGTCATTACGAATCCTATGGACCTTTCGACGATGGAAAGGAAGCTTGAAAATAATCAATATAACACTGTTGACGATCTTGTACAAGATGCTCAACTTGTCTTTGATAACTGTAAACTATACAATCCTGCCTCCTCCCCGTATGCGAAGTGCGCCGTCAAGTTGGAAAAATTTCTCTATGAGCGACTACCTCAATGGAAACAGGCAGCGGGTCTATCTGTATAA